One region of Turicibacter bilis genomic DNA includes:
- a CDS encoding carbohydrate kinase family protein, with the protein MAKVICPGEVLIDFISLENGKKLVDVEKFQKKAGGAPANVATALVKLGASAEFVGAVGKDSFGKFLIETLEHYKVGTSHVIEDPNLGTTIAYVSIDEDGERDFEFMRGADGNISPEQINFEAFNDCKIVHLGSATALLGAQLYEVYQAFIDFATKNDKFISFDPNYRDALYHDKQALFVKHCKEVIKHVDLIKVSEEEGQIITGEENHEKMIAALHALGAKIVTLTLGKEGSLVSIEKTYKVESMPVKMIDSTGAGDAFIGALLSQIANLEQPKSILTDEAMLVDFTKNANKVGALTTTKLGALDSIPSWDEITA; encoded by the coding sequence ATGGCAAAAGTAATCTGTCCTGGTGAAGTATTAATTGATTTTATCTCACTTGAAAATGGAAAAAAGTTAGTTGATGTTGAAAAATTCCAAAAAAAAGCTGGGGGGGCGCCAGCAAACGTTGCAACTGCTCTTGTGAAATTAGGGGCATCGGCTGAATTTGTAGGAGCTGTTGGAAAAGATTCATTCGGAAAATTTTTAATTGAAACATTAGAACATTATAAAGTTGGAACGTCACATGTGATTGAAGATCCTAATTTAGGAACAACGATTGCTTATGTTTCAATTGATGAAGACGGAGAGCGTGATTTCGAGTTTATGCGTGGTGCAGATGGAAATATTTCACCTGAACAAATTAATTTCGAAGCATTTAATGATTGCAAAATTGTTCACTTAGGTAGTGCGACAGCTTTACTTGGAGCTCAATTATATGAGGTTTATCAAGCCTTTATTGATTTTGCAACTAAAAATGACAAATTTATCTCATTTGATCCAAACTATCGTGATGCCTTATATCATGATAAGCAAGCGTTATTCGTGAAACATTGTAAAGAAGTCATTAAACATGTAGACTTAATTAAAGTGTCTGAAGAAGAAGGACAAATTATTACAGGCGAAGAAAATCACGAGAAAATGATTGCTGCCCTACATGCATTAGGAGCAAAAATTGTTACCTTAACATTAGGTAAAGAAGGATCATTAGTTTCAATTGAAAAAACATATAAGGTTGAAAGTATGCCAGTTAAGATGATTGATTCGACTGGAGCAGGAGATGCGTTTATTGGAGCATTATTATCTCAAATTGCGAATTTAGAGCAACCAAAAAGTATTCTAACTGATGAAGCAATGTTAGTTGACTTTACGAAAAATGCGAATAAAGTTGGGGCCTTAACAACGACTAAATTAGGTGCTTTAGATTCCATTCCATCATGGGATGAAATTACAGCCTAG